In Quercus robur chromosome 10, dhQueRobu3.1, whole genome shotgun sequence, a genomic segment contains:
- the LOC126703506 gene encoding protein NUCLEAR FUSION DEFECTIVE 4-like encodes MDRHRLGLSTRWIATVASIWIQCSCGSSYTFSIYSSVLKSTQNYDQSTLDTVSVFKDIGANAGILSGLLYSSVTLNSSSSSSSTFLGPWVVHVAGAIQCFLGYFLMWASVVGLIHQPPVPLMCLFMFLAAHSQTFFNTANVVSGLENFPNYGGTIVGIMKGFLGISGAILIQMYDTLCKGEPSTYLLMLALLPTLVSLVLMFLVRIYKATTADDKKHLNGFSVVALSIAGYLMIIIILENIFTLPLWARISTFILLLILVVSPLGIAIKALREDSNRSLQKYSIETNLLTDNAEQITSPKFSTAEDPIEYHQLPSGDSKVKGTSDDKMLVNEEQLNLLQAMRTVNFWMLFIAMICGMGSGLATINNMSQIGESLNYTTTEINSLVSLWSIWNFLGRFGAGYVSDYFLHSRGWARPLLMAFTLATMTAGHIVIASGFPGNLYVGSILVGICYGSQWSLMPTISSEIYGVRHMGTIFNTIAIASPVGSYIFSVRVIGYFYDKEASGEDDSCSGTHCFRLSFFIMASVAFLGFIVAVALFFRTKRFYQLVVLRRLRHALK; translated from the exons atggaTAGGCATAGGCTGGGACTGAGCACGAGATGGATAGCAACGGTGGCGAGCATATGGATCCAGTGCAGCTGCGGTTCATCCTACACCTTCTCCATCTACTCCTCCGTCCTCAAATCAACCCAAAACTACGACCAATCAACGCTCGACACCGTCTCCGTCTTCAAAGACATAGGTGCCAACGCCGGCATCCTATCGGGCCTCCTCTACTCCTCCGTCACGCTCaattcctcctcctcctcctcctccaccttcCTCGGACCCTGGGTGGTCCACGTGGCCGGTGCGATCCAGTGCTTCCTAGGCTATTTTCTGATGTGGGCCTCCGTCGTTGGATTGATCCACCAGCCTCCGGTGCCGTTGATGTGCCTCTTCATGTTTCTCGCAGCTCATTCTCAGACTTTCTTCAACACCGCCAACGTTGTCAGTGGCTTAGAAAACTTTCCGAATTATGGTGGGACCATCGTTGGAATCATGAAG GGCTTTCTCGGTATCAGTGGAGCAATACTAATCCAAATGTATGACACACTATGCAAGGGCGAACCAAGCACATACCTTCTGATGCTTGCTTTGTTGCCTACACTTGTCTCTCTTGTGCTTATGTTTTTGGTGAGAATTTATAAAGCAACCACAGCTGATGACAAAAAGCACTTAAATGGTTTCTCTGTGGTAGCTCTAAGCATTGCTGGTTATCTCATGATTATCATAATTTTGGAAAACATATTCACTTTGCCATTATGGGCACGCATTTCTACGTTCATTCTTCTTCTGATTCTAGTTGTATCACCTCTTGGAATTGCAATCAAGGCCCTGAGGGAGGACTCAAATAGATCATTACAAAAATATTCAATTGAGACTAATCTTTTAACAGACAATGCTGAGCAAATCACATCCCCTAAATTTTCTACAGCAGAGGATCCTATAGAGTATCATCAATTGCCAAGTGGTGACAGCAAAGTCAAGGGAACTTCTGATGACAAAATGCTTGTCAATGAAGAACAGTTGAATCTTTTGCAAGCCATGCGTACTGTAAATTTCTGGATGTTGTTTATTGCCATGATATGTGGAATGGGCTCTGGGCTGGCTACGATTAATAACATGAGCCAAATAGGGGAATCTCTAAATTACACAACTACAGAGATAAATAGCTTGGTTTCTTTATGGAGTATCTGGAATTTTCTTGGCCGTTTTGGAGCTGGATATGTATCAGATTATTTTCTGCACTCCAGAGGTTGGGCAAGGCCATTGCTGATGGCTTTTACTCTTGCCACAATGACTGCTGGCCACATAGTTATTGCATCTGGTTTTCCCGGAAATTTGTATGTTGGTTCAATCCTAGTGGGAATTTGTTATGGTTCTCAGTGGTCATTAATGCCCACCATCTCTTCTGAGATATATGGTGTTAGGCACATGGGTACTATTTTCAACACTATTGCCATAGCAAGTCCAGTGGGATCTTATATTTTCTCTGTGAGAGTAATTGGTTATTTTTATGACAAGGAGGCATCTGGTGAAGATGACTCATGTTCTGGTACTCACTGCTTTAGGTTATCTTTTTTTATCATGGCTTCTGTGGCTTTTTTGGGGTTCATTGTTGCTGTTGCATTGTTCTTTCGGACTAAGAGATTCTATCAGCTAGTTGTGCTTAGAAGGTTAAGGCATGCTTTAAAATGA